A single region of the Triticum dicoccoides isolate Atlit2015 ecotype Zavitan chromosome 2B, WEW_v2.0, whole genome shotgun sequence genome encodes:
- the LOC119365889 gene encoding fructan 6-exohydrolase-like isoform X1 encodes MARLSLAACAVAFHLCLLISSSASLRWLSDKSAAVTTAGHGLGHVRTRSAYHFQPAKNWQNDPNGPMYHNGLYHFFYQYNPDGVTWGNGNLSWGHSVSVDLVNWFALDAALQPSRSFDANGCWSGSATILPDGSPVMLYTGIDARGDQVQNVAFPKNASDPLLVEWVKPEYNPVIPVPADIKRDDFRDPSTAWLGADGLWRIAVAARVHDVGGATLIYRSKDFLRWERNADPLYLAHAAGMVECPDLFPVSEPGVEVGLPASGAGARHVLKMSVMDTVQDYYVVGSYDDTADTFVPEDDDDCRSWRRLDYGHVYASKSFFDPSKNRRVLWGWANESDSVADDLVRGWSGVQTVPRKIWLDEDGKQLRQWPVEEIETLRSKRVNLLIPEVNAGGVNEIIGIVGEQADVEVVFEIPALEHADVLEPNWLLDPQSLCGEKGASVPGSVGPFGLLVMASGDMQEHTAVFFRVFRQNDKYKVLMCTDLSRSSTRDGVYKPPYGAFVDMDIEAHGGIISLRTLVDHSVVESFGGGGRTCITARVYPDHVVNGNSHLYVFNNGTGAVKVSSLDAWEMATATVNVLPDGLIAASSVSRAQAY; translated from the exons ATGGCCCGGCTCTCTCTCGCGGCGTGCGCCGTcgccttccacctctgcctcctcatctcctcctccgcctccctccgcTGGCTCTCCGACAAATCGGCGGCGGTGACCACGGCCGGCCATGGCCTTGGCCATGTCAGGACCAGGTCCGCCTACCACTTCCAGCCCGCCAAGAACTGGCAGAACG ATCCCAATG GTCCCATGTACCACAACGGCCTGTACCACTTCTTCTACCAGTACAACCCCGACGGCGTGACGTGGGGCAACGGCAACCTGTCGTGGGGCCACTCCGTGTCCGTCGACCTTGTGAACTGGTTCGCCCTGGACGCGGCGCTCCAGCCCAGCCGCTCGTTCGACGCCAACGGCTGCTGGTCGGGCTCCGCCACCATCCTCCCCGACGGCAGCCCCGTCATGCTCTACACCGGCATCGACGCCCGCGGTGACCAGGTCCAGAACGTCGCCTTCCCCAAGAACGCCTCCGACCCGCTCCTCGTCGAGTGGGTGAAGCCCGAGTACAACCCCGTCATCCCCGTCCCCGCGGACATCAAGCGCGACGACTTCCGTGACCCCTCCACGGCGTGGCTCGGCGCCGACGGCCTGTGGCGCATCGCCGTCGCGGCCCGCGTCCATGATGTTGGGGGCGCCACGCTCATCTACCGGAGCAAGGACTTCCTGCGCTGGGAGCGCAACGCTGACCCGCTTTATTTGGCCCACGCCGCCGGCATGGTGGAGTGCCCGGACCTGTTCCCGGTGTCTGAGCCCGGAGTGGAGGTTGGGCTCCCGGCGAGCGGCGCCGGGGCGAGGCACGTGCTCAAGATGAGCGTCATGGACACGGTCCAGGACTACTACGTGGTCGGGAGCTACGACGACACGGCGGACACCTTcgtgccggaggacgacgacgactgCCGGAGCTGGCGCCGCCTGGACTACGGCCACGTGTACGCGTCCAAGTCCTTCTTCGACCCGAGCAAGAACCGGCGCGTCCTCTGGGGCTGGGCCAACGAGTCCGACAGCGTGGCCGACGACCTCGTCAGGGGATGGTCCGGTGTTCAG ACTGTTCCGAGGAAGATATGGCTGGACGAAGACGGCAAGCAGCTGCGGCAGTGGCCGGTCGAGGAGATCGAGACGCTGAGGAGCAAGCGAGTGAACCTGCTGATACCGGAGGTGAACGCCGGCGGCGTGAACGAGATCATCGGCATCGTGGGCGAGCAGGCGGACGTGGAGGTCGTGTTCGAGATCCCGGCCCTGGAGCACGCCGACGTCCTGGAGCCCAACTGGCTGCTGGACCCGCAGAGCCTGTGCGGGGAGAAGGGCGCGTCGGTGCCGGGCAGCGTCGGCCCGTTCGGGCTGCTCGTCATGGCCTCCGGCGACATGCAGGAGCACACCGCCGTCTTCTTCAGGGTGTTCAGGCAGAACGACAAGTACAAGGTCCTCATGTGCACCGACCTGTCAAGGTCGAGCACCAGAGACGGCGTGTACAAGCCGCCGTACGGGGCCTTCGTGGACATGGACATCGAGGCGCACGGCGGGATCATCTCCCTCAGAACACTG GTTGACCACTCGGTGGTGGagagcttcggcggcggcggcaggacgtGCATCACGGCGAGGGTGTACCCGGACCACGTCGTGAACGGGAACAGCCACCTATATGTGTTCAACAACGGCACCGGCGCCGTCAAGGTGTCCAGCCTCGACGCCTGGGAGATGGCCACGGCGACCGTGAACGTCCTCCCCGACGGGCTGATCGCGGCGAGCTCGGTGAGCAGAGCTCAGGCCTATTAG